A region from the Brassica napus cultivar Da-Ae chromosome C8, Da-Ae, whole genome shotgun sequence genome encodes:
- the LOC111208062 gene encoding glutathione S-transferase T3-like, translating to MDSYPFSQSSKFVELLNSQQSIFFGNNDDIVSLSSSQSPSVGNLGTEDGGETDPVVSNEQRSDAFWTRVAAYFAASRQDGGCDQRESRHCKQRWHRINDLVCKFAGAYAAASREKTSGQNENDVLKQAHQIFYTNHKQKFLLEHAWKELRNDQKWCEQASAKTEGSCKKRKAEDGAGSSSSQATEMKRPAGVKAAKASGKKTVAEENAMKEFHSMLSLKQQDLAVKDRMSKMSLLESLIAKKDPLVEYEEALKKKLVDELMLS from the exons ATGGATTCTTATCCATTCTCGCAATCCTCTAAATTTGTTGAGCTATTAAATAGTCAACAAAGCATCTTCTTTGGCAACAATGACGACATTGTTTCACTGTCTTCATCACAATCTCCGTCTGTAGGCAATCTTGGAACCGAAGATGGTGGAGAGACTG ATCCAGTTGTGAGCAATGAACAAAGGTCAGACGCTTTCTGGACAAGAGTAGCGGCTTACTTTGCGGCAAGTCGTCAAGATGGTGGATGTGACCAGAGAGAATCTAGGCATTGCAAGCAACGTTGGCACCGGATCAATGATCTCGTGTGCAAGTTCGCTGGAGCCTACGCAGCTGCAAGCAGGGAGAAGACGAGCGggcaaaatgagaatgatgtgCTGAAACAAGCACATCAGATATTCTACACTAACCACAAGCAGAAATTCCTCCTTGAACATGCCTGGAAAGAGCTGAGGAACGACCAAAAGTGGTGTGAGCAAGCGTCTGCTAAAACCGAAGGAAGCTGCAAAAAAAGAAAGGCTGAAGATGGTGCTGGTTCTTCAAGCTCCCAAGCAACTGAAATGAAGCGTCCAGCGGGTGTTAAAGCCGCCAAGGCTAGTGGCAAGAAGACTGTGGCTGAGGAGAATGCGATGAAGGAGTTTCACAGCATGTTGTCATTAAAACAACAGGATCTCGCCGTGAAGGACCGCATGTCTAAGATGAGCCTACTGGAAAGTCTGATAGCCAAAAAAGATCCCCTTGTCGAGTACGAAGAAGccctgaagaagaagctggtTGATGAGTTGATGTTGTCTTAA